From the genome of Uranotaenia lowii strain MFRU-FL chromosome 1, ASM2978415v1, whole genome shotgun sequence, one region includes:
- the LOC129759166 gene encoding alpha-(1,3)-fucosyltransferase C-like — protein sequence MVEKCMCLKTSCSHYRMVEDDRDRKSLQLNDNKYILLYTNFWHFENWMLPAETVGSDYFRNYNCPIMNCVVTTNHKLLERPTDYDAVVFHVGAQWEYSWFHKIPSTRTPRQIYVAATMEPPPHTFHLLEKDENFFNWTMAYRSDSDVLWTYAEILSVETGLRVSHSENPQWLPWDRAYRNESLLRLTRRKSKVAVQFASHCNTFSKRQEFVHQIQKYIQVDVYGKCGTLACLKYSNQCYDVLDTDYWFYFAFENCLCTDYVTEKLYGSMKKYVVPVVFGGADYRKFAPPHSYIDAQQFSSISELVEYLQYLMDHPEEYVKYFWWKQHYRIVEAEPFCDLCQKLHNLPDGERIQHYRNIKTWWFDEMCHQEPKIRF from the exons ATGGTTGAGAAGTgcatg TGTCTGAAAACATCCTGCAGCCATTACCGAATGGTGGAAGACGATCGGGATAGAAAAAGTCTTCAGCTGAATgataacaaatatattttattgtacACCAATTTTTGGCACTTTGAAAATTGGATGCTTCCGGCGGAAACTGTTGGTTCGGATTATTTCCGTAATTACAACTGTCCGATAATGAATTGTGTGGTAACCACGAATCACAAACTTTTGGAGCGGCCAACTGACTACGATGCCGTTGTGTTTCACGTTGGCGCTCAGTGGGAATACTCGTGGTTTCATAAAATTCCCAGCACTCGCACCCCGCGACAGATCTACGTGGCCGCAACTATGGAACCTCCCCCGCACACGTTCCATCTActagaaaaggatgaaaatttcttcaattgGACCATGGCCTATCGATCGGATTCAGATGTCCTATGgacctatgcggaaattttgtCAGTGGAGACTGGTTTGAGGGTCAGCCATTCAGAAAATCCCCAATGGCTGCCCTGGGATCGTGCCTATCGGAATGAATCTCTACTGCGGCTGACGAGAAGAAAATCTAAAGTGGCCGTACAATTTGCTTCACATTGCAATACATTTTCCAAGCGACAGGAGTTTGTACATCAGatacaaaaatatattcaagtGGACGTCTATGGGAAATGTGGAACATTGGC ATGCCTCAAATATTCGAACCAGTGCTACGATGTTCTTGATACTGACTATTGGTTCTATTTCGCGTTCGAGAACTGCCTCTGCACTGATTATGTGACTGAAAAGTTGTACGGATCTATGAAGAAATATGTGGTTCCGGTGGTTTTCGGAGGTGCAGACTACCGGAAGTTTGCTCCGCCACATTCCTACATTGACGCACAGCAGTTCAGTAGCATTTCTGAACTGGTCGAATATCTCCAGTATCTCATGGATCATCCGGAGGAGTACGTTAAGTACTTTTGGTGGAAGCAACATTACCGAATCGTTGAGGCCGAACCATTTTGTGATCTGTGCCAGAAACTGCATAATCTACCGGATGGCGAGCGAATCCAGCATTATCGAAACATCAAAACCTGGTGGTTCGACGAAATGTGCCATCAAGAGCCCAAAATAaggttctaa